TGCATTAAGAAATGGATCTTTTACATTGTACTCAACATTATTAGCCCCAAATAAATCAACTTTTGAAAAGAAGCTTTTATTAAAAGTGTGAGTGTGACTGTTAGTATAAGAAATGAACTTATAGCCATCAGGGAAATTTAACAATAAAAAATGATGAGGAATATTGACTGGCCAAGTCGTTTGTTCATAATAGACCATTTCACCTACATTAAGAAAATCAACTGTCCTAGTTAATTTATTGATATTTTTCATAAAATATTCCTTTACCAACACGCCTTTATAACCTGGTACTAGCTCATATATTGGTATCAAACCATCTTGTGCTATATCAATTAAATGCGAGTTACTTAAGTCAACACTATTTTGCCAAGCCGTTAAATCTATTGTAGGTATTGTGGTTCCTGGAGCCAAGTTTACTGTACCAGCAATATTTATTGAAGGGTTTCCACCCACTGCAGAATAAGTTAAGGTTTGATTTTTATTCTCAGTCAATTCACTCTCATTAATATTTGTACCACCCCCTACGGACATTCCTAAGCCAAAAACTTTAAATACGCCAGCTTTTACACCAATTTCTACTTTGTGCTTTTTGTCACTACTACTTATTTGGGATCTATAGGTCGCGGAAATTTTCCCGCCTAATGTAATATCACGCAATACATGTGTCCCATAATATTTAATAATATCTTGCGGGCTCATTGTCTCACAGTCACTCAAAAAATTGGCAGAGAGATAATTACTTTTTATTTCATCTATCCCCATAATAATAGCCAATTTCTTTGTAATTACTAGCTTATCAACCGAAGCATAAGAATAAGTGGTTTCAGTAGAATCGTAATCCGTAAATGTGCTTCTCAGCGTCGAGCTAAATAGTAAATATTTTGTATCTATATTTATTTTAGTTAATATATTCTTAATATACGTTCTTGAGTCTTCAGCCGAATTGACATTAAAATTTTGATAGCTTAATGTCCCTACTTCAATTCTATTCGCTTGTTCAGACCTGATTTTCTTTACATCAATTACCAATCCTTTTCCATCCTGCTCATTAGCAAATCTACCTAAAGCATTGTATCCATGCCCTAATAAATCAAGATCTTTATCCCCTGCAGACCGTTGGCTTGTTCCGATTACATCACTAGGAATGTCCTTTTTACAAGAACTAAAACATGATAGCATAAGCAATGCTACACCAAAAAATATCCTTTTCATTGTTTAAATAATTATATGTTAACTTGGTCAAATATACACTTATTTATAATCATTCCAATTAAAAATTAAATTAAAATAACATTAAATTATCACATAAATTTAATAACACTAAAATATATATATACATATCCTACTTTATTAAAAAAAATAGTTTATTAAAAATAAAAACTCCCTTACATTAATAACATCGAATATATAACAATAATATTTCCAATTTAAATTAAAAGCGTTTTTCATAGATGATAAAGCAGAAAACAGCATACATTTGTAGAAATAAATACGAATCTTTGTATAGAATCGTTATAAATAAAAACAAGAACATGTTAAGTCAACATATCAAAGAGCAAACGCACGCAGCTCACCAAAACGTAGAAGGAACGATCGTGCGCCAATTGAAAAATATTCGTTCAGAAGCAGATTACGCAGAAGTATTGAAAGGCTTCTATGCTTATTTCCGTGCTGTAGAAGATCGCATCGCTCCTTTCGTAACCGCAGAAGTATTGCCAGATTTGGCCGAACGCCGTAATTCATCGTACATTAAAAGCGATATCGAAGCTTTGGGTGGTAACGTAGACAACCTTCCAGAAGCAAACGCTCCAGCGGTAGCCAATGTACAGGAAGCACTTGCATCATTATATGTTTTGGAAGGTTCAATCATGGGCGGCCCGTATATCGTGCAGATGCTCAATAAATATGGCGTTACCAAAGGAACTTCTTTCTTCGAAGGTTATGGCGAAAATAGCCGTGACATGTGGGCTGGATTTACAGCGGTATTAAACAAATATTCAGAAGATCCGGCAACTTATGATCGCGCAGTAGAGATTGCTAACCAAACTTTTTATAACTTTGGCGAAGTATTCACTCCTATTGCCAGTGCGAACTAAAATTGGAGTGTTCGTGTTTAATCCCATAAATGGAGCAAAAAGACAACAAATCTAAATGGCTTAAGCGTGCCGGAATTGGAGCATTTCTCTTCTTTCTGGCCAAAGGACTTGTATGGCTCGCTGTATTCTTTTTCGCAGCGAAGTCCTGCAGCATATCTATTTAACACAACGTATGAAGCATTCATCTAACGCTCAAAAAAGTATGTTAGATGAATGCTTCTATTCAATCAGACCTTTTTCAATCCAATCCGCTTTTTTAGCCCAGACTAGTCTGTTTTTTTTACCTCAAGCGCCAATGTATTCGGGTTGTATTCGTATTGTGTTCGGACCACCTTCGGAGCTCCACAATCTGCTGATCATTATTGACCAAATTCTGACCAGGTAATTCCTGTTCAGGGTCTGTACAATAGCTGTTCAGCAGCTGTACAATATCTGTATCGCATCCGAATAAGGTACGAAGCAGGTACGAATCTGCTCCACACCTCCTGCCCTCTGACCTTATACTTTTGTAAGCACTGTCCGATACAGCTCCATCCCCTCATGACTGATAACCTGACAAGCTATTTCTTCGCTACTGATCGAGAAAGAGAAGAACCCGTATTGATCTTTCGCAAAACGGCCATACGGTAGATCTGTCTTCACCGGGGTTACTTCGGATCCCGCTCCCGAGATAAACTGATGAAACTTCTTGCCTTCAACTTTCAAATGCTGCAGGGAATGCTCATGTCCAGAAAGGTAAATATCGACTCCCCGCTTTTCAAAAATAGATTCCAGGACCTTTCGTACAGCCAGCGTATCATAATTCGTTGTACGCGGTCCTGCCGTATACAAGGGATGGTGGCCGATGACAATTTTCCAATGTTCATCCGAATTTTCCAGTAGCTGATCCAGCCAGGCCAGCTGTTTCTCCGGTTGCTGTCCCGCTACATGCGGTCCATACTCGCTGTTACTGTAAAATTCAGGAATCATCGGGTTAGTATCGATAAAGGCCATCAGTACTTTTTTTCCATCCTTAAGCGCAAATGTCTTGCTGTAATAACGCGCAGGCATCTTCCAACGTCTGCTGATCGTACTATAACGTACCTGTGCATCGGGATCTGATTTATAATCGTGGTTTCCCAAAATGGGATACCAGTCCCATTGCAGCGAAAATGCGGTATAGATATTTTCAAACGAATAATGCCACAAGGGATCATGTTCGCTTACCACGCCGGAAGGATAAAAATTATCACCGGTAGAAATGATAAAATCATTGGGATGCTGATCGGCCCATTTGCCCATCTGTTCTGCTACGGCCAACTGATGGTCAGCACCGTTACGTCCCCAGTCGCCTACAGCCATAAAATGAAGATCATAAGCATCTTTGGGCTTTAAAAGCTGTCGTATATCTTCGCTTTCAAGTTGCGTGGGTTTTGTCAGCCCCAAGCTGCTGAGCGTAATTCCTCCCAGGCCGGCTGTAATCGCCGTGCCCAGGGAATTTTTCATAAAAGTTCTGCGTTTCATCAATAGATCTTAATAACCCGGATTCTGTTGCCAGTGGGTGTTTACGTTTAATACAGTTGTCGGTACGGGAAAAATACGACGGAACTTCTCGCTCATGCCGGCAGGATACAGCGATCGGAATCCCCAGTTATCTTCAAATTTTCCGTAACGGATCAGATCATTTCTACGCCAGGACTCATCGGCAAACTCTCGTGCACGCTCATCCAATAGATCTTGCAGATTTGGGGCTGCCGTGAGTACAGGTGCATTGACATAGGTACGGATCTGATTAATCAGGGATTGTGCAGTCTGACCATTGGTGGCAGCAGCCCCACGGAGTATAGCCTCCGCTTTCATCAACAAGATATCGGCATAGCGAAATACAGGTACATCATTGCTCTGATTACGCTGATTGGCTGATGTAACGGCTACGTCCATATAAAACTTAATGGATCTGTACCCCATTGAGCGCCCCTTTTGGTCGTTACCCACATTCAGCGTGGCCGCACCATCCGAACGCAAAGTAATTTCTTTAGTGGTCTCCAGGTGCCAATCAAACTGCGCATCTGCATCCGCAGCATTATAATCCTGATCTATGCCGCGTTTGGAAGTTCTGATCAGAAAAGGCCGAGTCTTATCTTCTGTATAATTTGACCAATAATATTGCTTACCACCGATGTATGAGGCGTTCCTTTCGTCGCCTGCCAGATTAAATTTCTCCAAATAACTCGGTAATACACGAAAAGTCCCCCCAACACTTTGAGGCAATGTTGCAAACTGATTTTGAGCACTGCGATGTATCCAGAAGCGCGAATAAGTCATACCCTGCTGTTTTTCACGATCATAGGGTATGGCAAATATAAAATCCTTTACCTGATAACCATTATCGGGGCGAAACTTGGCCATAAACTTATGGCTTGTCAGGTTAAACTGTCCTGAGGAAATAATCTGGTCGCACATCGCAACCACATCATTTAATTTTTCATTTTGTGTACTTGGATTGTAATTGGCTACATCGGTAGCCGTATAAACAGCCCAGTTGAGGTACAACTTAGCCAGCAATGCTTCGGCCATATATTTCGTTGCTTTTCCATAGGTTGCTACAGAAACCGTGGTCGGTAACAAATCCTTCACCGCAAGCAATTCGGCCTCAATAAAACGGCAAATTTCAGCACGGCTTGAACGTGCGGGGACAGCATCAACAGGCCCTGTGATCAACGGTGCGGCGCCAAAATTATCCATCAGTATAAAATAATAATAAGCACGGATTGCGCGAGCAGGTGCCGTCAGCTTTTCTTTATCTTCCCCGAATAATGCAATGGCATTATTGGCTAAGGTGATTCCAGTGGAAGCATCGTTCCAGATACTTGGTAAGAGGCCGTTGTCTGCGTTCCAATTGTGCAGATGGAATTCGCGGTATCGACCGCCATCAAACCAGTCTGTCCCCATGGAAACACTCACGGCCTCATCTGCTGAGAGTGTTTGGGCCATCCAATGATCGCGCCCCATTGCGCCACGGTAAGCTGCATATACATCAGCAAGAATTGCCTCCGCTGCACGTTCCGAATCTGGAAATTCCGTCAGCTGTGATTTTATATCAACATCCAGATCGGTACAAGATCCCAGCGAAAAACTCAATGCCGATAAAGTAAATAAGCGAATAAATAGTGTTGGTTTCATATAAATTATTTCTTGTTCTATAGGCCATGTGGCATACTCCATTTATGTCAACAGGATTGTTTCGATAAGAAGTTTTCCATCCCACAGCGCCGTCTTATAAATTAAAATTAAGGCCAAACATAAACGTACGTGTACGTGGGTAGGTCTGGCGGTTATCGATCCCCGGTGTCAAGCCTCCCAAGCCCACCTCGGGATCAATGCCTTTATACTTCGTCAGCATAAACACGTTATTCATCGTTGCATATACCCTTAGGTTTTTAATCGGTATATTTTTCATCGGTATCGTATAGGCCAACGTAACATAAGCCAGGCGCAGGTAGCTTCCATTTTCCAGGTAACGATCCGATAGGTAATGTGCATTGATATCCGTCATGCGTTCGGTTTCCACGACGCTGGCAAGCACGTTTTTCTGCCCTGCATTACCGACAACGTTGGAATGACGCGCCCGGGTAGCGTTCATAATTTTCTGTCCAAAAGCACCTTGAAACATTCCGTTTAACGAAAAATTCTTATACGAAAAACTATTGTTCCAACCCAGTGTCAACTTGGGCTGTGGACTTCCCGTCACAGCCTGATCTTTCTTCTGTGGCGTTGTGGTTGTTTCGCCTGTACGCTCACCCGTTTTCTCATCTCGGGTATAGAATACCGACACACCTTCATCGTTGTAGCCTGCCCATTCCCAGGTATAGAACTGACCGATAGGCGCGCCAGGTGTTAGTCGTTGTTGAAAAATATTGGTCTGGCCAGCTCCCCCAAGATCCGACAATTCGACATAATCCTGCGTAAACTGCTCGTTAGCAATGCTCACCACCTTATTGGTATTGTGCGATAGCACCAGTCCGGTATTCCATTTGAAATCTTCTTTATCAATGGCCTTTGCATTTAGACTCAGTTCGATCCCCTTGTTCTCAATTTCACCGACATTGGCCGTCAGCGTTGGGTAAATATATTTCGATTTGCTTACCTGATAATCATAAATCAGGTCGCTTGTTTTCTTTTTATAGACCTCCAACGATCCTGTCAGGCGATTTTTCAAAAATCCGAAATCCAAGCCTAGATTAATCATGCTGGTGGTTTCCCATTTGAGGTTCGGGTTACTATTGCGAAGCACCATCAAAGTGCGCAATGGGCTTACCTGACCATCGGCACTGACATAATCGAAAAACTTGGATGAGGCACCGCGAACAGACTGCGCAGTAAAAGCATCAAAACCCAGCGAGTTGCCGCTCACACCATAACCTGCACGTAACTTCAAATCATCAATAATTCCGCTTTCACGGATGAACGATTCCTCCGACAGGCGCCAAGCTGCAGAAACCGATGGAAAGGTCGCCCAACGATTGTTCGACCCAAAAGCCGAAGATCCATCACGTCTTACCGTCGCCTGTAGGAGATACTTGCTATTATAGGCATAATTCACACGGCCATAAACAGATATCATACGCAAGGTGGAAAGATAATAGTTCCCAAAGCCCAACAAATCAACGACATTCGCCATCCCAGGGTTATAGTAACTTAAATCATCGTTATAATAATCGGAAGTCGTCAATTGAAAGCCATCGTTATTGTTGTTCTCCTCCCATGAATAACCGGCCAGTGCAGCTACTTTGTGCTTTCCGGCAAATGTCTTTTCATAGCTCAGGTTC
The genomic region above belongs to Sphingobacterium zeae and contains:
- a CDS encoding biliverdin-producing heme oxygenase encodes the protein MLSQHIKEQTHAAHQNVEGTIVRQLKNIRSEADYAEVLKGFYAYFRAVEDRIAPFVTAEVLPDLAERRNSSYIKSDIEALGGNVDNLPEANAPAVANVQEALASLYVLEGSIMGGPYIVQMLNKYGVTKGTSFFEGYGENSRDMWAGFTAVLNKYSEDPATYDRAVEIANQTFYNFGEVFTPIASAN
- a CDS encoding RagB/SusD family nutrient uptake outer membrane protein → MKPTLFIRLFTLSALSFSLGSCTDLDVDIKSQLTEFPDSERAAEAILADVYAAYRGAMGRDHWMAQTLSADEAVSVSMGTDWFDGGRYREFHLHNWNADNGLLPSIWNDASTGITLANNAIALFGEDKEKLTAPARAIRAYYYFILMDNFGAAPLITGPVDAVPARSSRAEICRFIEAELLAVKDLLPTTVSVATYGKATKYMAEALLAKLYLNWAVYTATDVANYNPSTQNEKLNDVVAMCDQIISSGQFNLTSHKFMAKFRPDNGYQVKDFIFAIPYDREKQQGMTYSRFWIHRSAQNQFATLPQSVGGTFRVLPSYLEKFNLAGDERNASYIGGKQYYWSNYTEDKTRPFLIRTSKRGIDQDYNAADADAQFDWHLETTKEITLRSDGAATLNVGNDQKGRSMGYRSIKFYMDVAVTSANQRNQSNDVPVFRYADILLMKAEAILRGAAATNGQTAQSLINQIRTYVNAPVLTAAPNLQDLLDERAREFADESWRRNDLIRYGKFEDNWGFRSLYPAGMSEKFRRIFPVPTTVLNVNTHWQQNPGY
- a CDS encoding metallophosphoesterase; its protein translation is MKNSLGTAITAGLGGITLSSLGLTKPTQLESEDIRQLLKPKDAYDLHFMAVGDWGRNGADHQLAVAEQMGKWADQHPNDFIISTGDNFYPSGVVSEHDPLWHYSFENIYTAFSLQWDWYPILGNHDYKSDPDAQVRYSTISRRWKMPARYYSKTFALKDGKKVLMAFIDTNPMIPEFYSNSEYGPHVAGQQPEKQLAWLDQLLENSDEHWKIVIGHHPLYTAGPRTTNYDTLAVRKVLESIFEKRGVDIYLSGHEHSLQHLKVEGKKFHQFISGAGSEVTPVKTDLPYGRFAKDQYGFFSFSISSEEIACQVISHEGMELYRTVLTKV
- a CDS encoding SusC/RagA family TonB-linked outer membrane protein — its product is MLNKKNPQKKNLLIFALLSAGLTNVHAQQQQVKGAVQNEKGEFLPGVSVKAIQVNGGPTVTTSTNSQGLFHFQNLVEHAGYQFVFSAVGFQSDTLSGYVVEARKPLSLSVKLQQSAVKLDEVVIGYGRVSRKDLTSSISTIKAEDANVGVFTSPAQMLQGKVAGLTISSNNSNPNATPSVSLRGASTLRSGEAMEPYYVIDGVPGASLALVAPDDIASIDVLRDASATAIYGSKAANGVIIVTTKRGKSGQTNINYNGYLAIDKVAKHYEMMNAVQYRSYVNDNGFSMEPTDDLGADTDWQRTVERTGVSNNHNISILGGAEKTQYSISLNTIKNNGVIKGTDMGRQIARAFLQTKALNDRLTASFNINASITKQNDVLALDQGLSVYDAMYYYLPVSPIRNADGSWFEKPDRSQYANPLSLIEENTNFSKTKVLQAHAKLGYEILPGLTYNIDLSLQNRQFNNAQYYAMSSMAARGQNGKSIRAAVEDERKVMEMNLSYEKTFAGKHKVAALAGYSWEENNNNDGFQLTTSDYYNDDLSYYNPGMANVVDLLGFGNYYLSTLRMISVYGRVNYAYNSKYLLQATVRRDGSSAFGSNNRWATFPSVSAAWRLSEESFIRESGIIDDLKLRAGYGVSGNSLGFDAFTAQSVRGASSKFFDYVSADGQVSPLRTLMVLRNSNPNLKWETTSMINLGLDFGFLKNRLTGSLEVYKKKTSDLIYDYQVSKSKYIYPTLTANVGEIENKGIELSLNAKAIDKEDFKWNTGLVLSHNTNKVVSIANEQFTQDYVELSDLGGAGQTNIFQQRLTPGAPIGQFYTWEWAGYNDEGVSVFYTRDEKTGERTGETTTTPQKKDQAVTGSPQPKLTLGWNNSFSYKNFSLNGMFQGAFGQKIMNATRARHSNVVGNAGQKNVLASVVETERMTDINAHYLSDRYLENGSYLRLAYVTLAYTIPMKNIPIKNLRVYATMNNVFMLTKYKGIDPEVGLGGLTPGIDNRQTYPRTRTFMFGLNFNL
- a CDS encoding MAC/perforin domain-containing protein — translated: MKRIFFGVALLMLSCFSSCKKDIPSDVIGTSQRSAGDKDLDLLGHGYNALGRFANEQDGKGLVIDVKKIRSEQANRIEVGTLSYQNFNVNSAEDSRTYIKNILTKINIDTKYLLFSSTLRSTFTDYDSTETTYSYASVDKLVITKKLAIIMGIDEIKSNYLSANFLSDCETMSPQDIIKYYGTHVLRDITLGGKISATYRSQISSSDKKHKVEIGVKAGVFKVFGLGMSVGGGTNINESELTENKNQTLTYSAVGGNPSINIAGTVNLAPGTTIPTIDLTAWQNSVDLSNSHLIDIAQDGLIPIYELVPGYKGVLVKEYFMKNINKLTRTVDFLNVGEMVYYEQTTWPVNIPHHFLLLNFPDGYKFISYTNSHTHTFNKSFFSKVDLFGANNVEYNVKDPFLNALIPANASDSQLSLEQWFEAGDNLDKTFQSNGIISLMSQFNLNIFPQKDWGLDLVQVISTSKYYVRWRQYTKANANDYQNFIEVLYPIVDADIARYGFSKQYLKQISSTGTATIGKSF